In Desulfitibacter sp. BRH_c19, a single genomic region encodes these proteins:
- a CDS encoding C4-dicarboxylate ABC transporter permease, with protein MLSALLFGLFAVLVIASVPIAVSIGLATILTIWFTDIVAVQVAAQRMFTAVDSFPLMAVPFFMIAGAVMERGGISKRLIGFANSLVGSFFGGFALVTILASMFFAAISGSSPATVAAIGAIMIPAMVKNGYKEEFATATQASSGYIGVIIPPSIPMITYGVVTGTSIGGLFMAGFIPGIVIGISLAIVAVIIARKKNYRGSDKRATPKDVWVSFKDAIWAIFMPIIILGGIYGGVFTPTEAANIAVVYGILVGVFIYKELSFKDLPKILRAAAISSSLVLLIVAAASAFGLVLTREQIPMKVAEMLIGITENPIMLLMILNVLLLVVGTFMETNAAIIILAPILYPAIVHLGIDPIHFGIIMVVNLAIGMITPPLGVNLFVASSMRKMPIEKLINANWWYLLASIVALLVITYFPGLSLWLPSILN; from the coding sequence ATGCTATCAGCGTTACTATTTGGACTATTTGCTGTACTTGTAATAGCTAGTGTTCCAATTGCGGTTAGTATTGGATTAGCTACAATATTAACAATCTGGTTTACTGACATTGTTGCTGTTCAGGTAGCAGCTCAAAGAATGTTCACAGCTGTGGATTCATTTCCATTGATGGCAGTTCCCTTTTTTATGATTGCTGGGGCAGTTATGGAAAGAGGTGGGATTTCCAAAAGGTTAATTGGATTTGCTAATTCACTAGTAGGAAGTTTTTTTGGAGGCTTCGCCTTAGTTACAATTCTAGCTTCAATGTTTTTTGCAGCAATTTCAGGATCATCACCTGCAACAGTAGCTGCTATTGGAGCCATTATGATACCTGCTATGGTTAAAAATGGGTATAAAGAAGAATTTGCAACTGCAACTCAGGCAAGTTCTGGATATATTGGAGTCATCATTCCACCTAGCATTCCTATGATTACCTATGGTGTAGTAACTGGTACTTCCATTGGTGGTCTATTTATGGCGGGCTTTATACCTGGAATAGTTATAGGAATATCACTAGCAATTGTAGCAGTTATTATAGCTAGAAAGAAAAACTACCGAGGATCTGATAAAAGAGCTACCCCAAAAGATGTTTGGGTTTCTTTTAAGGATGCCATATGGGCGATTTTTATGCCAATTATTATTCTTGGCGGTATTTATGGAGGGGTTTTTACACCCACAGAAGCTGCTAATATTGCAGTTGTTTATGGAATACTTGTAGGCGTATTTATTTACAAGGAATTATCTTTTAAAGACTTACCAAAAATTTTAAGGGCCGCAGCCATAAGTAGTTCATTAGTACTTTTAATAGTAGCAGCAGCATCAGCCTTTGGACTAGTGTTGACTAGAGAGCAGATACCTATGAAGGTTGCTGAAATGTTAATAGGGATAACAGAAAATCCCATTATGTTGCTGATGATACTAAATGTATTACTACTGGTAGTTGGAACATTTATGGAAACAAACGCAGCCATCATCATTTTAGCACCAATTCTGTATCCAGCCATTGTTCATCTAGGGATAGATCCAATTCACTTTGGGATAATTATGGTAGTGAACTTGGCAATAGGTATGATCACACCACCTCTTGGAGTAAACTTGTTTGTTGCCTCTAGTATGCGGAAGATGCCAATAGAAAAATTAATAAATGCTAATTGGTGGTATCTATTAGCTTCTATTGTAGCCCTGCTTGTGATCACTTATTTCCCAGGGTTAAGTTTATGGTTGCCAAGTATTCTTAATTAG